Proteins encoded within one genomic window of Paraburkholderia sp. HP33-1:
- a CDS encoding acetyl-CoA C-acyltransferase: MKNALIVSTARTPFAKSWRGAFNMTHGATMGGHVIRAAVARAGVEPDRIEDVMLGCANPEGANGGNIARQSALRAGLPVTVSGVTVNRFCSSGLQAIALAAQRIQTGECEVLVAGGSESISCVQNEMNQHMAQETWLARERPTLYWPMLRTAEVLASRYGVTREQQDILGLSSQQRAAAAQEAGRFDDEIEPIEVLTARADRNGDLRTEAVLVGADEGIRADTSLEGLATIRTAMQGGSVTGGNASQISDGASACVLMEESLASRCGATPLGRFHGFAVAGCEPDEMGLGPIYAVPKLLQRHGLNVEDIDLWELNEAFAVQVLLCRDRLRIADERLNVNGGAIALGHPYGATGGRVVGHLLLEGRRRGARWVVATMCIGGGQGAAALLEVL; the protein is encoded by the coding sequence ATGAAGAATGCCCTCATTGTCTCGACCGCTCGCACGCCATTCGCCAAGTCCTGGCGGGGCGCCTTCAATATGACTCACGGAGCCACGATGGGCGGACACGTCATCCGCGCCGCAGTGGCCCGGGCCGGCGTCGAGCCCGATCGCATCGAGGACGTGATGCTCGGCTGCGCCAATCCGGAAGGCGCCAACGGCGGCAATATCGCGCGTCAGAGCGCTCTACGGGCCGGGCTGCCGGTAACGGTGTCGGGAGTAACCGTCAATCGATTTTGCTCCAGCGGCCTGCAGGCCATTGCGCTCGCGGCGCAACGCATTCAGACCGGTGAGTGCGAAGTGCTGGTGGCTGGCGGCTCGGAATCGATCTCGTGCGTGCAGAACGAGATGAACCAGCACATGGCGCAGGAGACGTGGCTCGCTCGCGAGCGGCCGACGTTGTACTGGCCGATGCTTAGGACCGCAGAAGTACTGGCTTCGCGCTACGGCGTGACGCGAGAGCAGCAGGATATTCTGGGACTGTCCAGCCAGCAGCGTGCGGCTGCAGCACAGGAGGCAGGACGCTTTGACGACGAGATCGAACCCATTGAGGTGCTAACCGCGCGCGCCGATCGCAATGGCGATCTGCGAACTGAGGCTGTCCTCGTCGGTGCCGATGAGGGCATCCGCGCTGACACGTCGCTCGAAGGCCTCGCCACGATACGCACCGCCATGCAGGGCGGCTCCGTCACGGGCGGTAATGCCAGCCAGATTTCCGATGGCGCCTCGGCGTGCGTGCTAATGGAGGAAAGCCTGGCAAGTCGTTGCGGAGCGACACCGTTGGGTCGCTTCCACGGCTTCGCGGTGGCTGGTTGCGAGCCCGACGAGATGGGTCTGGGACCAATCTACGCCGTGCCGAAGCTGTTGCAGCGCCATGGGCTCAATGTCGAAGACATTGATTTGTGGGAGCTGAACGAAGCCTTCGCCGTACAGGTTCTTCTGTGTCGTGACCGTCTCCGCATCGCCGATGAGAGGCTGAATGTCAACGGCGGTGCGATCGCGCTTGGTCATCCATATGGCGCCACGGGCGGACGGGTCGTTGGGCATCTGCTGCTCGAGGGGCGACGACGCGGCGCACGGTGGGTGGTCGCGACGATGTGCATCGGCGGCGGTCAAGGTGCCGCGGCTCTGCTCGAGGTGTTGTAG
- a CDS encoding HAD domain-containing protein has protein sequence MDAYPHLVPGRAIPETDSLPRWRGGLVLYLDFDGVLHPEEVWRRPGTGPYVASPPGHEVFEHAALLARCLEAYPALRIVLSTNWVLVFGSVRKVARRLPPDLRRRVVGATFHGRMDPEWFRSVPRGVQVWGDVCRRQPEAWLALDDDDAGWPAVCRSHLVRTDPVLGLSAPAVLADLQARLAALHRSEEDSP, from the coding sequence GTGGACGCGTATCCGCACCTGGTGCCGGGCAGGGCCATCCCGGAGACGGACAGTCTGCCGCGCTGGCGGGGCGGCCTCGTGCTGTATCTGGATTTCGACGGGGTGCTGCATCCGGAGGAGGTGTGGCGCCGTCCGGGCACCGGGCCGTATGTCGCGAGTCCGCCAGGGCATGAGGTGTTTGAACACGCGGCGCTGCTCGCGCGCTGTCTCGAGGCGTATCCCGCGCTGCGCATCGTGCTGTCCACGAACTGGGTCCTGGTGTTCGGCAGCGTCCGCAAGGTCGCGCGCCGTCTGCCGCCGGACCTGCGCCGCCGCGTGGTCGGCGCGACCTTCCACGGCCGGATGGATCCGGAGTGGTTCCGGTCCGTGCCGCGTGGCGTGCAGGTCTGGGGCGACGTGTGCCGGCGTCAGCCCGAGGCGTGGCTCGCGCTCGACGATGATGACGCAGGCTGGCCGGCGGTGTGCCGGAGCCATCTGGTGCGCACCGATCCGGTGCTGGGCCTCAGCGCGCCGGCGGTGCTGGCGGACCTGCAGGCGCGGCTCGCCGCGCTGCACCGGTCGGAAGAGGACTCGCCGTGA
- a CDS encoding transposase, producing the protein MVQCPITNDQWHAIRHLVERKRVGRGGRPSCDPRIVFNAIIWAIANDEKWRRLPAEFGPSQTAYRRWVQLKRSGRMDKIFEILAASNTPAGGDAV; encoded by the coding sequence TTGGTTCAGTGTCCTATTACCAACGACCAGTGGCACGCGATCCGGCATCTGGTTGAGAGAAAAAGAGTGGGTCGTGGTGGACGTCCGTCGTGCGACCCACGCATTGTCTTCAATGCGATCATTTGGGCCATTGCCAATGATGAGAAGTGGCGTCGGCTGCCAGCTGAGTTCGGGCCATCGCAGACAGCATATAGGCGGTGGGTCCAATTGAAACGCAGCGGACGGATGGACAAAATCTTCGAGATTCTCGCCGCGTCGAATACGCCTGCCGGAGGTGACGCGGTGTAG
- a CDS encoding 3'-5' exoribonuclease, translating into MTDPRFHGALVYPIPTVAAPSWDNRYFIDTEFTDFQHCELISLAVVGENGNEFYGERTDFDLTLCSDFVRAVVLPQLGQFEGRAMPFAGLREALREWLAGIPGDGAPVLCYDYGTDLNLFRFLLDGPLPRGWRLRNIAPICDRAKSAAYYARHGGEHHALNDARASAYACTG; encoded by the coding sequence ATGACCGATCCCCGCTTTCACGGCGCGCTGGTGTACCCCATCCCGACCGTGGCTGCTCCCAGCTGGGACAACCGCTACTTCATCGACACCGAGTTCACCGATTTCCAGCACTGCGAGCTGATCAGTCTCGCTGTCGTCGGCGAGAACGGGAACGAGTTCTACGGCGAGCGCACCGACTTCGATCTGACACTGTGCAGCGACTTTGTCCGTGCCGTGGTCCTGCCGCAACTCGGCCAGTTCGAGGGGCGCGCGATGCCGTTCGCCGGGCTGCGCGAGGCATTGCGCGAATGGCTCGCGGGCATCCCGGGCGATGGGGCGCCGGTGCTCTGTTATGACTACGGGACGGACCTGAACCTGTTCCGGTTCCTGCTGGACGGTCCGCTGCCGCGCGGCTGGCGGCTCAGGAACATCGCGCCCATCTGCGATCGGGCGAAGAGTGCCGCCTACTACGCGCGTCATGGCGGCGAGCACCATGCACTGAATGACGCGCGGGCCAGTGCGTATGCCTGTACCGGCTGA
- a CDS encoding antitoxin Xre/MbcA/ParS toxin-binding domain-containing protein, whose translation MIGIEILAGEAARLHAALDYAGRRAMEALRVADPAIVNRLIQTFGKEEGAAAWLVSRTADLDGRSALELLAQGQREEVMLSLHHLRYGRCS comes from the coding sequence ATGATCGGGATTGAAATACTGGCCGGAGAAGCGGCGAGGCTCCATGCAGCTCTGGATTACGCAGGCCGTCGGGCGATGGAAGCGCTCCGCGTGGCCGATCCGGCAATAGTCAATAGGCTCATTCAGACGTTCGGAAAGGAAGAGGGAGCGGCCGCCTGGCTTGTCAGCCGCACCGCCGATCTCGACGGACGGAGCGCGCTCGAGCTGCTGGCGCAGGGCCAGCGCGAGGAGGTCATGCTCAGCCTGCATCACCTGCGTTATGGCCGGTGCTCATGA
- a CDS encoding helix-turn-helix domain-containing protein translates to MATIEEEKFARRLGRALASARTEAGLTQEQVAAELGVFSETISRFERGANWPTLPRLIALANLYAVPLTKLIGPSSPRALDAATTLNEHLARLGEEDLAWVTGVVTELCERLSKPAGRRRH, encoded by the coding sequence GTGGCAACGATCGAAGAAGAAAAGTTTGCCCGTAGACTGGGTCGCGCATTGGCCTCGGCCAGGACCGAAGCTGGCCTGACGCAGGAGCAGGTCGCCGCCGAATTGGGCGTGTTTTCGGAGACCATTAGTCGATTTGAGCGAGGCGCCAACTGGCCAACGCTGCCTCGTCTGATTGCCCTCGCAAATCTCTACGCGGTTCCCCTCACGAAGCTGATAGGACCAAGTTCTCCGAGGGCTCTTGATGCCGCAACTACCCTGAATGAACATTTGGCAAGGCTTGGTGAAGAGGACCTTGCCTGGGTAACCGGTGTTGTGACGGAACTCTGCGAGCGACTGTCCAAACCAGCCGGACGACGGAGACATTGA
- a CDS encoding AbrB/MazE/SpoVT family DNA-binding domain-containing protein: MTSATVGSKGRITIPAPVRIRLGLLAGDRIAFLLSEETGRYEVVPVTCPVAGLRGIVCKPARPVSIEDMNAAIAGQGAWGERRRSLIRARAASVPRRKARP; this comes from the coding sequence ATCACATCCGCAACGGTGGGTTCGAAGGGGAGGATCACGATCCCGGCGCCCGTACGAATCCGCCTCGGATTGCTGGCGGGCGACAGGATCGCATTTCTTCTCAGTGAGGAAACGGGCCGGTATGAGGTCGTGCCGGTCACGTGCCCGGTGGCCGGGCTCAGGGGGATCGTCTGCAAACCGGCCAGGCCGGTATCGATTGAGGACATGAATGCGGCGATTGCCGGGCAGGGTGCCTGGGGCGAACGCCGGCGTTCCCTGATACGCGCGCGTGCGGCGTCGGTTCCGCGCAGGAAAGCGCGCCCATGA
- a CDS encoding IclR family transcriptional regulator, producing MSTSPSDELRQNGTDVPSNDRSGVQVIARAASVLRALKEHPDGLSLGELAKLLSLPRSTVQRIVDALHAENLVIAASLSRGVRLGPALLPLAAAARFVIVDLARPTLQQIARECGETVDLSLLDGDKVVFVDQVRGVHRLRAESEIGISFPLHSNAPGKAMLACMSEDDLARLKPTLHLTRLTSKTITEWPQLEDALAEIRVTGLSSDLEENGDGVCALAVPLRLPNNELAAISVPVPTQRFAALRPQLETLLLEQCERLQQRLGGARSA from the coding sequence GTGAGCACGTCTCCTTCAGACGAACTGCGACAAAACGGGACCGACGTTCCGTCTAATGACCGCTCGGGCGTTCAGGTGATCGCACGTGCAGCATCGGTGCTCCGGGCGTTGAAAGAGCACCCCGATGGATTGTCCCTTGGCGAACTTGCGAAGCTGCTTTCACTGCCGCGGTCGACTGTCCAGCGTATCGTTGATGCACTGCATGCAGAGAACCTCGTCATCGCAGCATCGCTCTCACGAGGCGTTCGTCTAGGACCAGCGCTATTGCCGTTGGCTGCTGCTGCCCGTTTCGTCATCGTCGACCTGGCGCGTCCCACGCTTCAGCAAATTGCGAGGGAATGCGGAGAGACCGTTGATCTATCGCTACTCGACGGCGATAAGGTTGTCTTTGTCGACCAGGTGCGCGGTGTTCATCGACTAAGAGCTGAGTCCGAGATAGGCATTTCTTTTCCCCTGCACTCGAATGCTCCGGGGAAGGCCATGCTCGCCTGTATGAGCGAAGACGACCTAGCCCGACTGAAGCCGACTTTGCACTTGACAAGACTTACGTCCAAAACCATCACTGAGTGGCCTCAACTCGAGGATGCGCTCGCCGAGATCCGGGTCACAGGACTGAGCAGCGACCTGGAAGAAAACGGTGATGGCGTATGCGCATTGGCTGTTCCACTGCGATTGCCCAACAATGAGCTGGCTGCAATTTCCGTCCCGGTCCCGACGCAGCGTTTTGCCGCTCTCCGGCCTCAACTGGAGACACTACTGCTCGAACAGTGCGAGAGGCTCCAGCAAAGGCTCGGGGGCGCGCGATCAGCGTAG
- a CDS encoding metallophosphoesterase, with amino-acid sequence MRLQIASDLHLEMLQRSFPGYNPVAPSRADVLVLAGDIASGATAVDLFGHWPVPVIYVHGNHEAYGMEYGALAGNIRTRAAGTAVRYLERDVFILGNVRFLGCCLWTDYGLNGTREESMKLAGRVMHDHSAIRTTEGGRFRPEHALAEHEKALAWLQEQLALPFEGRTVVVSHHGVAPPSVHPRYLDDPGNAAFVSDLRPLLGSADLWVHGHVHDSFDYRVGSSRVIANPRGYALNRLGAGAPGDLRWENPAFDPALVIEI; translated from the coding sequence ATGCGTCTGCAGATCGCGTCCGACCTGCATCTCGAAATGCTGCAGCGGAGTTTTCCCGGCTATAACCCGGTCGCGCCGTCCCGTGCGGACGTGCTGGTCCTCGCGGGTGACATCGCATCGGGCGCGACTGCGGTCGACCTGTTCGGGCACTGGCCGGTGCCGGTCATCTACGTGCACGGCAATCACGAAGCGTATGGCATGGAGTACGGTGCACTGGCCGGTAACATCCGCACGCGCGCGGCCGGCACGGCGGTCCGGTACCTCGAGCGCGATGTGTTTATCCTGGGCAACGTGCGGTTCCTGGGGTGCTGCCTGTGGACAGACTATGGGCTCAACGGCACCCGCGAGGAGAGCATGAAGCTGGCCGGTCGCGTGATGCATGACCATAGTGCGATCCGCACCACGGAAGGGGGAAGGTTCCGGCCGGAGCACGCGCTGGCCGAACATGAGAAGGCGCTGGCCTGGCTGCAGGAACAGCTGGCACTACCCTTCGAAGGCCGGACGGTCGTGGTGAGTCATCACGGTGTGGCGCCTCCGTCGGTACACCCGCGCTACCTGGACGACCCGGGCAACGCAGCGTTTGTGAGTGATCTGCGACCTCTGCTCGGATCGGCCGATCTGTGGGTTCATGGCCATGTGCATGATTCGTTCGATTACCGCGTTGGCAGTTCGCGCGTGATTGCCAATCCGCGTGGCTATGCACTGAATCGGTTGGGCGCGGGGGCACCCGGCGACCTGCGCTGGGAAAACCCGGCGTTCGATCCGGCGCTGGTGATTGAGATCTGA